The DNA sequence TGCCGCACCGGCCAACGAGGAGAGCGTCGCGATCCTGGTCCCCAATGCCACGCCCACGGGTTTCTTGGTCATCGCTTACAACGTCGAGACCAGGCCCGTGCGCGCGACCATGACCGGATGGAATATCGATCCCGGGTTGTGGGAAATCACGCAGGGTATCGACACCCATGGCAACGATGTTGCCGACCAGTCGGTCACGACCTGGACGAACACCTTCGAGCGCACGAGCAACCTTGAATTCACCTTCGCGCCCCGCGCGACCACGGTACTCTCGCTCAAACTCAAGACGCCCGGCAAACCCTATTGGGAGCGCCCCGACCTCGGTCTGGATCGGGAAGACGTTCAGGTGAAGGGACGGGAAGTGCGGGTGCGGATTCACAGTCTCGGATCGGTCCCGTCACCCGAGACGACGGTGGCCTTTCGCGACCGTACCGGCAAGATTATCGCCGCGGCGAAAGTGGGCCCGCTACCAGCGCCTGTTGATCTGTATCCGAAGACGACGGATGTGGTTCTTGCATTGCCGGAGGGCGCGGAGGTGACCGGCGGCACGGTGGAAATTGATCCTGACCACCGGATTGAGGAGATCACCCGACTGAACAATGTTGTGAAGTTGTGACGGCGGTCTATTTCTCCGATATGCGCCGTAGATCGGCTGGTTTCAGCGGCAGGGGACTGAAGCGGACTTCCTTGAGAGTACCCTTGAACCAATAGACCCGATTGAGCCGCACACCGAGCGACATCCGTCCGTCGGCCATCGGCGCGAAATTGACCGGGCCCTCCAGTTCCTTCACGCCGTTGACATAGTCCGACATTGTTTTCCCGTCGTACACCAGCGCGACCCAGGTCCATCTTCCCGTGGGATGCCGCCGGGTGCGGTCGAGCAACGGGCGACCGCTCTCACCGGAGAGCATGAATGTGTCCAAACTCCAAGACAGGCTGCTGATAAGCCGGGTTTCGATCATGACCCGGCTGTCACGGTCATCCTGGATATGCACGAAGCGCTGCGCGGGCAAGCCGTCGGCATCGGGTCGGAAAAGAATTTCAATGGTGAATTTCGACAAGCCCCGGAGCGGATTGACCGGGAGGATAAGACCGTCGCTCTTGCCGTTGAACAGCAATGCCGGTCCGCCCGTGGCCGCACTCGCGATCCGCGGCGCGCCGAGTACGCGCGGCCGGTGTCCGCCGATCAATTTAACATTGTCGAGCGTCCACACGGTGGGCGGTAGGGTGTTTGGCGTGAAGTTCTCGTCGGCCCGCACCGCGGAGGTCACGCTGACAAAGACCAGCATCACAAGCATCCGGCAGAGGCCCTGGGCCTTCGATGATGTTGGCAGTTTCATATTTGGTTCCCGTCGCGCCCGATGATAAGCACCGCCGACCTTCGGAGTCGAGGTTGGAATGCGCCATCATCCATCTCTCTTGACGAGGCCCGTAACCGGCGTAAACTGCGCGGAGGTCGTCCAACAAAACCCACGGGAGATTGTCATGAGAATGCTTTTGGATATCACAATTCCGCACGAACCATTCAATTCGCTCGTCCGCGAAGGCGTAACCGGCAAGAAGCTTGGCGAAATTTTGGAGGCGCTCAAACCCGAGGCGATTTATTTTACCGAACAGGATGGCAAACGCGGCGCCATCGCCGTCGTCGATCTGGCTGACCCCTCAAAAATTCCTGCGCTGGCCGAGCCATGGTTCCTAACCTTCAACGCCGATGTCAAACTCCGCATCGCGATGACGCCCGACGACCTGAAAAAAGCCGGTCTCGATGCGCTCGGTAAAAAGTGGGCATAGGGATCATCTTTTCAGACTCGCTCTGAGGATTCTTTCGCAAGCAACCGGCGTTTACGTTTGAGGCCCCAGCGGTAGCCTGCGAGTGCGCCATTTTCGCGGACGACGCGGTGGCAGGGGATCAACACGGCGGCGGGGTTGGTGGCGCAGGCGTGGGCGACGGCGCGGACGGCTTTGGGGCGACCGACGGCTCTCGCGATTTGTGTGTAGGAACGGGTTTGGCCGTAGGGGATTGACCGCAATGCGGTCCAGACGCGCGATTGAAAGGCGGTCGCCCGAACGTCGAACGGGAGATCCAACCGGGGTTGGTAACCGTTGAGGTGGCGGACGATCGAACGCGTCCAGACTTTAAGGTTTGCTCCACCAGTCACCATATCGGCGGCGGGGAATTCCTGACGGAGCGCACGCTCAAGAGAAGTTTTGTTGTCGCCGAAGCTGACCATACAAATCCTCTTGTCTGTGGCTGCGACGAGCATATTACCCAAAGCGCATTTGGTGATGAGGTAATGGATGCGGGTTTGTTCTCCGCCATTACGGTAACGGGTGGGCGTCATTCCAAGGCGACTCGCGGTGCGTTCGTAGGCGCGGCTGCTGGAGCCGTAGCCAGCGGCGTACACGGCATTTGTGGCGGACGGTCCCTGTTTGAGTTCATGCTTGAACCTGCGAAAGCGGTAAGCATCGGCGTAGGCGCGGGGCGAGACACCGAGGGTGCGTTTGAAAATTCGTTGGAGATGAAATGGGCTCATGCGTACTTTCTCGCCCAGCGCGGCCAGGCTGAGCGGTCCTTCGAGGTTGGTTTCAATTAATTGACAAACACGCTTCACCATCGTGGCGTGCGCGGGAGTTTCGCGCGGATGGCAGCGGCGACAGGCGCGGAAGCCATTTTGTTCGGCGGCATCGCATGTGGGAAAGAAGACGACCTTGTCCCGCGCGGGCCGGCGGGCGGGACAGGACGGGCGGCAATAAATGCCGGTGGAACGCACCGCAAAGACAAACTGGCCGTCGGCATCTACATCGCGCTGTTGTACGGCCTGCCAGCGCTGGTCATCGAGTTCGACTGTTTTCATCTGCCGACACGATACGCCGGAATGCCAAAGGCGACTATCCGCTTCTTGCGGTCAAAGTTGGAGCGCGTACAGCCGTAGCCCTTACGGCACCAGTCGCACGCGGTAGTAGCGGGCGGGGAAGTTGGTGGCGGCACCGAGGTCGAGGTAGTTCGTCACCGTGCCGAGGGTGTTGGTGACGATGAAGAGGTCGGTAAAGTCGTTTGTCTCGTAGCTTCCGTCTGTCGTTCCCGCGGTGCTCTGCAGGGCGTTGGTCGTGCCGGAGCCGGGCATCCATGCGACCCGCATGTCGGCGCCTTCCGGGTGAATATCGGTGATGCGGAACGGGGACGAACTCACGTCCGTAGGGTCGGTGCCCGCTTGGTACTCCTGCAGATTGGTGAACCCGTCGTGGTCGGTGTCATCGTTGGCGTCAGCCCCGTTGAACGGGTTTAACCCGTGCGACTGCTCGAAGCCATTGGGCATTCCGTCGCCGTCCTGGTCCTTCGTCGGGTCGAGGAGCGGCTGGACGGACTGCTCGACGGTGTTGGATTCGCTGTTCCCGCACGCGTCGCTGGCACGGCAGACAAAATAATACGTGATCGGATTCGTGCTACCGGGATCGAGCGGCGCGATGAATACCGGCGGCGCGCTGGCCTGCGCGACCGGCGACGCAAAGTTCTCTCCGCCCGGGGACGTTGCTTGGAACACGCGGTAGGTCATTGGCCCGGTGCCGGCGGCGGGGGCCCACGCCAGCGTCGCGCTTTCGACGCCGGCTGTCACGCCGGTCACGCCACCGAAGGACGGCGGGACGGTGTAGGTGAAGCCGTTGAGGACCGTCGCGGTTTGCGTGTCGGGATTGGTGACGACGACATTCTTTGCGCCGGCCGTTCCCGCCGGGGTCGTGGCCGTGAGTGTGTTGGCCGTGACGAACACCACATTACTGGCGAGGATGCCGCCGACGGTCACGAGAGCGCCGCTGACGAAATTGCTCCCGCTGATGGTGATTGCCGTGCCGCCGGACAGGCCCCCGCAGGCGGGTGTGACGTTGGTGATGCCGGGGAAGGGATTGAACAGGTCGCTGAGGTCGGTGGCATTGGTAGCGTCGCGCATGAAGGGGATGACGTTGAAGATCTCCTGCATCGTTCGGAGTGTCGAACTGTGCGTGTAGTGGACGGTATTGGAGTAGCCGCCGCCCCGGGCAAGGCGAGAGAGAACGATCATGCCAATCGGGCCATCGCTGCTGCTGGCCCCCTCATCCCAGACGATGAAGATCGCGCCGCCATTGCTATAGGCCTGGGAGTTGAGGATCTTCGGAACGTTGTTCGATAGCCAGGTGTCGCCATTCTTGATCGCCACGGCGGCGGTGCTGCCGTCGTGCATGTCGTTGGTCAGGTTCGGGGTGATAAAGTTGTAGCGCGTGACGGTGTTGTTCTGGAGATCGGTCGGCAACTCGGTGTAGGGGCGCACATTGGCGATGCAGTAGGCCGAGCTGGAGGTATTAGTGTTCGTGACGTCATCGAAATAGACCATCGGATTGTGTTTCGGCGCGTACTTGTTTACCGCCGTGAGAGGACAAACGGTGCCCGAGATGTCCTCCTGATACGACGTCCACGAGATGCCGGCATTATTGAGGAGCGTTACGAGATGATTCGTGGTGCTTTGGTGGTTCAAGCTCGGATCGTTATCGTTGGTGATGCCCAAGTTCGAGCCCGCTTCGAGCCAAATGTAGTTCGGTAAACTCGGGTGAAGGCCGGGAGGGGTATAATACTGCTCCGCATGAGAGGCCATCGGCAGGAGAGTGTTGTTGATGTACGGAGCCGACGAACTCCCCTTGATGTTGGACCAATTGCGGTTCTCCATCAGAATGATGAAGACCGTCTGGACATCCTGCATGGACGCCTCGGCGCGCAAAGCCGAGAGGGTCAAGGGAGCGACCACCAGCAGCGTCAGCCAGTATTTTCGGAACAAATCCAAGTATTACTCTTTAGTCTCCAGCTTACGCTGTCTGTGCATATTGCAGTCGACGAGGTGGTGTGAAGAATGAATCACAGACCTACAAAAGTCAAGAAAACTACGTCCTACGGCACCAGGCGCACGCGGTAGTAGCGGGAAGGTGGATTGGTGGCGCCGCCGCTGTCGAGGAAGTTGGTGGTGATCGTGCTCGGGCTGCCGGGCAGGATGATCTGCGGGCTGAGGTCCGTGAAGTTGTCTGTGTAGCTGCCATCGACGGCTCCGCTGGTAACTTGTACCACGTTGGTCATGGCGGGCCCGCACGTCCACGTCACACGGATGTCGTCACCCTGCCGGGCAATCGCGGTAATGTTGAAGGGCGCGGGGGAAGGGGCCGGAGGTTGAACGGCGATCCCCTCCAAGCCGGACACCGTCTGGCCGATGACGGTCACGGTACCGTTGGTGATGTTGATGGTAGCGAGATAATTCGTGGTACCCGCACCTCCACTGCCGAAGCCATTGATGATGGAGGCCCACAACACACCCGTCGTGTTATCGAAGTCCATCGCGTTGGCGCGCGGGTCACCGTTCGGATTGAGACTTCCATAGTTCATGTTGGTGACGATGGTGAGCGCGCCGGTGGTCTGGTTGACCATGTGCAGGTGCTGACTATCCACATGATATAGCGTATCATCGGGGGAAAACGCGAGTCCATTGCCATCGGCAAATGTGCCAGTATAACCAACCTCCGTTGCCAAACCGGTAATTTTGTTGATCGTGTAGATATGCCCACCCTGGTAGCTGTAGAGCACGCCGTCGGCGTTCCGAAAGGAAATGTCGGCAACGCCGGTATTGGAAGGAGTGCCCAGCCCGCCAACCTGCGTGCCAGCACCGGTCGTGAGATCGATCTTGAGGAGCACGACGTTGGTTTGACCGAGAGGGGTGCCGGCTCCGTACAAGGTCCCGGACGAATCGAAATCAATCGCCCCGACGTGGCTGAATCCGATCGACCCGATGAGTGTCGCCGCGCCCGTGGAGCAATCGACGCGGTAAAGACTGGAAGTGCTCGTGGGTCCCAGGATGGTTGAGCCGAATAATACCGGGCCTGCTTGCGCGTGGTGGATTGCGCCCAGAAACAGACATAGCGTCGCCACGCGTAAAAAGAAGATTCTACTGCCGCATTGATGAGTGGTGTCGTTCACGCAACAACCCTGTGAGCCAAGAATTATAATGGATTGTGGCAGATTAGGCTGGCAGAGTCAATCTCGTTGTGCACACGACGGGACGTCGCAGTGGGTGGTCACCAAACTACAGGCTGGATGGTCGGATAATGAGACCGGGCGATATTGGATCTATGTTACGCCCGCTTGCGTTTGAGGAGGGGGCAGAGCAGCAGCGCGCCAGCGGCGGCCAGCAGAAACGAGGAAGGTTCCGGCACAAACTCGAACGTGAAATTGTCCATGGCAAACTGTGGCGCATCAACGCCAAAGGCTGGTTGGCCGCCAGAAGAGTTGAACGTCAGACGATTAATGTCTAGATAATTGAAGGTGAAAAGCGTTGGGCTGGTCGCGCTGGCAACGACCGTTGTGTCGTAGAGCAGGTTTGTGCCGCTGAATCCCTGCACCTCGATATTCAAGTTACTGTTCCATGCGCCTGTCAGGTAAGCGCTGAGGAAATTAAAATCGGTGCCGGAGGAATCAACTTCAGCAGTAGTGCCACCGCCGTTGAAGGTCACGTTGGAAGCAGTCACCATTCCGTAGTACTCCCCGTTCGTTTCATACTTCTTCGCGAAAAAAGGCGCATTTAGAATATAGAAATTGGCCCAGTTTAACCCTTGGTAGCCATTTGTTATAACCGGATACATTAGTAACTGTAGCATGCCATTGCTGAGGGTCGTGCTCGGTATGTCATCAAAAGCGATGACGGTGGCCGAAACGGGCGGAACGACTGAGAAAGCAAGCAGCGCAAGGACAGAGAGCGTCAGTAGGAATAACTTCGTGTTCATGCTACGCGCTTACGTTTGAGGAGGGGGCAGAGCAGCAGCGCACCGGCGGCGGCCAGCAGAAACGAGGAAGGTTCCGGCACAAACTCGAACGTGAAATTGTCCATGGCGAACTGAGTTCCGCCACCACCCGGAGGAGGGAAACCAGCGTTCTGACCGCCAAAAGAGTTGAAGGTCAGGCGGTCAATGCCCAGATAATTAAAGGTAAACAGAGTGGGACTTGTCGCGCTGACCACAATCGTTGTGTCGTACAGCGAGGTTATACCGCCGTATCCCTGCACTTCGATGCTCAGATTACTGTTCCACGGGCCGGTCAGATAAGCGCTCAGGAAATTGAAATTGGTGCCTGAGGAATCGACTTCAGCGGGATTCCCAAAGTCATTAACGGCCACGTTGGAAACAGTCACCATTCCGTAATAGTAGCCGTTCGTGCCAAACTTTTTTGCGTCAAGAGGCGCATTTAGAGTGTGGAGATTAGCCCAGCTCAGTCCTTGGTAGCCATTTGTTATAACCGCATCAGTTTGCAAGATTGGTACACCATTGCTGACTATTGTGCTTGTCATGTCGTCAAACGTGATGACGGTGGCCGAAACGTCTGAAACGACAAGAAAGACGAGCAGTGTGAGGGCAGAGAGCGGCAGTAGGAATGATTTGGACTTCATGGCGGCTGTCTTTCGCTTCTTACCGGGAGCATACCTAGAACGCGGTGCAAGGCGAGGCAATTTGACCTGGTAGCTTGGATATTTACATGTTCTTTACAATGCTCATTGCCTCTAAAAAGCCCAATGTTTACGGGCATTTTAGAGAAAAGCTTCCAAACCTTCCAAAGCTTCCAAAGCTCGCTCACGGGATTTTTGCTGTTTAGGTAGGATTGGCGGGTGAGTAGGAATAGGCATGATGTCGATCGGGAGCGTGCGGACGGCGCGCCCGGCGGTCGCGCCCAACCAACATCCACGGAAGTCCAACCAGCAACATCACCCGAAAGGCCAGAGTTATGATCCCCAATGATGTCACACCTGTAGCAGAGTCGATGAACCAAACGCCGGAGCCTACTTCGCGAGGACGCTACGAAGGCCAAGCAACCTGTTCTACGCAGGAAACCAATGCGCCAGACGCCACAGCGGTGTCGCCGAAGATGTTGGCGGCGAATCGGCGGAATGCTCTCAAGTCAACGGGGCCGCGGACGGCGGAAGGGAAACTCAATTCGCGGATGAATGCGGTGCGGCACGGGATTTTGTCGTCGGAGGTGGTGGTGCGGGGGATGCGGATCCAGGAACGGGCGGATGAGTTCAAGGCGTTGCGGGAACGGTGCTGGGAGAGCCTGGCGCCGGTGGGGCCGGTGGAGGAGATGTTGGTGGACAAGATCGTGACAGCGCAATGGCGAATGCGGCGCGCGTTGACGGCGGAGACGGGGGAGATCGTGCTGAGCGTGGACGGCGGGCGGCGAGACCGCTCGAATCGGGATCCGGTTCCGGTGTGGATATTCATGGACTCGACGCATGACGCTTCGCAGGTGATGACGAAGACGAGCGCAGAGTTGGAGTACCTGAAGCGTATCCTGGAGAAGGTGGACGAGGACGTGAAACGGGACGGTGAATTGACGGAGAAGACCCTTGACTGGGTGCGGGGGCGATTCATGAACGCGTCGAACGCGATGACGCGAGTACTGGAGGGGTATCGGGCGAGGTTTTTGGCGAATCCGGACGGGTTGAGCCCGGAAGATTTGAAGGAGACGCATCGGACGGCGGTGGCGCGATACGTGGAGGCGACGCTCGGCTGGCAGGCGGAATTGAGCCGCCAGTGGAAGGACCGGGAGAACAAGGAGGAGACGGCGCAGCAGGCGGCGGATGTGTTGCCGTCGGCGGGGGTGCTGGGGAAGATCATGAGGTATGAGGGCGGGTTGGATCGGCAGTTGTATCGGGCGATGAACCAACTGGAGCGGTTGCAACGTCGGCGCGAGGGTGAGAAGGTGTCGGCGCCATTGATGATGGACGTGATGAAGTGATCCGCCTTCGCCAAGGCTATGGCACGACTTGTTGCTGTGCGCAACTCGCCCGCAAGACCCCCCTATATATGTTTCTACGAAACGAACCCATTTGGTTTTCGCGAAGTTTTTGGTGTATCAGCGGTATTTATAGAAACTTATGCAGGTTGCAGAGGGATTTGCAAATGGGTTCGTTCTGGAAAAACGAACCCATTTTGAGGGGGTCTATGGGAGATATTCAACGAAAGGAGAGGTGTTCGGCGTCACCGCTGGGCGGACTGGTTTGGGGTTTGACGGGAGGGCGGTCGAAAGGTAATGCTATGAGGGTGAATCCCGGAATTTTCTCATGGCCCTGGCGACGATGGGCGTGCAGGGCTGTTTGTGTTTGCGGGTTGGTTCTGTTTGCCGTGGAGGCACGGGCGGTGAGCCTGACGCTGGTGGTGACGAATATCACCATGCCCCGGGGGCAAACGTTCCAGATGCCGCTGACGGGTTCTGATCCGGATGGGCAACCATTGAGGTTCTCGGCAACCGTCGACAAGAAGGGGGTGACGGCGGCGATCGCGCCGAGTAGCAATCCCAGCCTGGTCTTGAACGTGAGTGGTGTGGACGGCAACGGTGACCCGTTCACGGGCGACCTGCGGCTGCAGCTTTTTGCGGATCTCACCCCAAAGACGACGGGGCGCATCATCGACCTGGTGAACAGCAATTTCTACAACGGCCTGATCTTTCATCGCGTGATCCAGGGCTTCGTGGCTCAGGCGGGCGGCGCGACGACCAATGCCAATTTCGAATCGGACCAGACTCTCGATGATGAGTTTGTCGCGACACTGACCTATGACGGGTTCGGCCAGTTGGCCATGGCCAACTTAGGCGCCAGTTTCCATGATTCCAATAACTCGCAGTTTTTCATCACCGATACGGGTCTTTCGATCGACAATCCGAACAACACGTCGCCCGAGTTTCTGAACTTCCACCAGCCGATCTTTGGCCAACTGACGAGCGGCTTTGATGTGCTTTCGGACATCACGTCGACGCCGGTTGACACGGGGAACAATGACCGGCCGTTGACGGACGTGGTCATCAATAGCGCGACGATCATCAACAACTCGCAGGACGGTGTGCTGCGCCTGACGGCGGCACCGAAGTTTACGGGCGTAGTGACGGTGACGGTGAGCGCGACGAACGCCGAACATCAATTCACGACGCAGATGCTGGGGGTCAAGGTCATCGCCGACGCGAACAATTCGCCGCCGTTTCTCGGGCCGATTCCCAGCAGCATTGTCGTCACGCAGAACACGGCCGCGACGTTCATTGTTACGAGCACGGACATCGACGGCGATCCCATGTTCATCGCGGACGGCTATGCGGATTCATTCATATCGTCGGGGAACATCTTCGAATCGCAGCCGCTAACGAACATCGTAGCCACGATTATTCCGGACACGAAAGGGACGCTGGGCAGGAACCACACTCAGAGCATGACCCGGATGTGGTTTCGGCCCGATGTGACACTCACTGGCGCGGTCGACCTGGTCATCGGCGTTCAGGATCGCGCGCACGGCTTTAACCCCCAGAATCCTGATGTGGACACCCAGGTTTTTTCGCTGACATTTGTGCCGCGGAGCGCATCGCCGACGATGGCGATTACATCGTTGATGGGCGTGGCGAAAGATGGTGGCAAGACGGCCGGCGACAGTTTGAACGTACACGGCACATTCGCGTTTATCGGTGAGTCCGACCACGCGTTCGGTAGCAATGACATACTGGTGTTGACCCTCGGCGATCCGACGAATCCATTGATGCTGACGCTGTCGCCCGACAGCACCGGCTGGAAATTTCATAACGGCACGGTGAACGCGAAGGAGCATGTGATTTCGATGGTGACCAGTAACGCGAATTCCGTGGTGTCCAGCAACGTGAGTGTCTCGGCGCAGTTCAATGGAGTGGCGGGTACATTTAAAATCTCCGCCAAGGGCTTTGACTTTCCCACACCCATCAGCGGCCAGGTTCAGATCGGGATCGCGCTGGGCAACGATTACGTGACCGATGTGCGGACCTGGTTTGTGCAAAGGCCCGGCACGTTCGTGCCGCCCACGCTGTAAGGATCCCGCCGGGGCGTCGGCTCAGTGGACAGAGTGAAATTGGGAAATGTTAATTGTGGGCTGGAGATGGGCGGCGTGTTCGTAGCATTCGAGCGCCTCGCGATAACGCTCGAGCCGGTTATAGATGGCTCCCTTGCCGACGTAGGCATCGGCGAGGGAATCGTCCAGCGCGATGGCATGGTCATAACAGGCGAGAGCTTCGTCCAGACGGCCGAGTTGTTCGAGGGCCGCGGCCTTTTTTACGTGGGCCCTGGCATGGTGAGCATCAAGGGCGAGCACTTCCTCGAAGCAGACGAGGGCGCTACCCGGTTGTTTCACGTCGAGCAGGTGTTCACCGGTCTCCAGCAACGACGCGAGGCGCTGGGTGATTCCGCCGGTGGGAGACGGCATCGGAATCGGTCGCAGCCGACGCTGGATCGATCGCAAAGCGGCTCGCACGTAAAGCAGCACGGCTACTATGCCGGCCGCCAGAAGCATTCCAACCGCGATCGCAATTTTGAGCCGGGTGACGAGAAAGCGGATGGTTTCCGCGTTTTGCCGTTGGGAATCCTGGACCGCTTGCAAGGTCTCTTGCTGTTGGGACTGAATCTGGCTGACCATCTGGAGAGCAAAGCCCGCCAGACCCGATTTATCATTGTGCGAGGGCGCGATGACGGTTCCGGCGACGTTTGTCGAAGCCGTTGTGGTGGAGGCAGAAAAAAACGCGACAATGGCGCAGGCTAACAAGCCCGCGCCGTTACGGATCCCGCGATGGCTGCACGCGGTCACAAGGGGCTTCCGAAGGCGGC is a window from the Verrucomicrobiia bacterium genome containing:
- the ada gene encoding bifunctional DNA-binding transcriptional regulator/O6-methylguanine-DNA methyltransferase Ada, which codes for MKTVELDDQRWQAVQQRDVDADGQFVFAVRSTGIYCRPSCPARRPARDKVVFFPTCDAAEQNGFRACRRCHPRETPAHATMVKRVCQLIETNLEGPLSLAALGEKVRMSPFHLQRIFKRTLGVSPRAYADAYRFRRFKHELKQGPSATNAVYAAGYGSSSRAYERTASRLGMTPTRYRNGGEQTRIHYLITKCALGNMLVAATDKRICMVSFGDNKTSLERALRQEFPAADMVTGGANLKVWTRSIVRHLNGYQPRLDLPFDVRATAFQSRVWTALRSIPYGQTRSYTQIARAVGRPKAVRAVAHACATNPAAVLIPCHRVVRENGALAGYRWGLKRKRRLLAKESSERV
- a CDS encoding panthothenate synthetase — its product is MRMLLDITIPHEPFNSLVREGVTGKKLGEILEALKPEAIYFTEQDGKRGAIAVVDLADPSKIPALAEPWFLTFNADVKLRIAMTPDDLKKAGLDALGKKWA
- a CDS encoding LamG domain-containing protein yields the protein MKLPTSSKAQGLCRMLVMLVFVSVTSAVRADENFTPNTLPPTVWTLDNVKLIGGHRPRVLGAPRIASAATGGPALLFNGKSDGLILPVNPLRGLSKFTIEILFRPDADGLPAQRFVHIQDDRDSRVMIETRLISSLSWSLDTFMLSGESGRPLLDRTRRHPTGRWTWVALVYDGKTMSDYVNGVKELEGPVNFAPMADGRMSLGVRLNRVYWFKGTLKEVRFSPLPLKPADLRRISEK
- a CDS encoding peptidylprolyl isomerase; its protein translation is MSLTLVVTNITMPRGQTFQMPLTGSDPDGQPLRFSATVDKKGVTAAIAPSSNPSLVLNVSGVDGNGDPFTGDLRLQLFADLTPKTTGRIIDLVNSNFYNGLIFHRVIQGFVAQAGGATTNANFESDQTLDDEFVATLTYDGFGQLAMANLGASFHDSNNSQFFITDTGLSIDNPNNTSPEFLNFHQPIFGQLTSGFDVLSDITSTPVDTGNNDRPLTDVVINSATIINNSQDGVLRLTAAPKFTGVVTVTVSATNAEHQFTTQMLGVKVIADANNSPPFLGPIPSSIVVTQNTAATFIVTSTDIDGDPMFIADGYADSFISSGNIFESQPLTNIVATIIPDTKGTLGRNHTQSMTRMWFRPDVTLTGAVDLVIGVQDRAHGFNPQNPDVDTQVFSLTFVPRSASPTMAITSLMGVAKDGGKTAGDSLNVHGTFAFIGESDHAFGSNDILVLTLGDPTNPLMLTLSPDSTGWKFHNGTVNAKEHVISMVTSNANSVVSSNVSVSAQFNGVAGTFKISAKGFDFPTPISGQVQIGIALGNDYVTDVRTWFVQRPGTFVPPTL
- a CDS encoding PEP-CTERM sorting domain-containing protein, with the protein product MKSKSFLLPLSALTLLVFLVVSDVSATVITFDDMTSTIVSNGVPILQTDAVITNGYQGLSWANLHTLNAPLDAKKFGTNGYYYGMVTVSNVAVNDFGNPAEVDSSGTNFNFLSAYLTGPWNSNLSIEVQGYGGITSLYDTTIVVSATSPTLFTFNYLGIDRLTFNSFGGQNAGFPPPGGGGTQFAMDNFTFEFVPEPSSFLLAAAGALLLCPLLKRKRVA
- a CDS encoding tetratricopeptide repeat protein, with amino-acid sequence MTACSHRGIRNGAGLLACAIVAFFSASTTTASTNVAGTVIAPSHNDKSGLAGFALQMVSQIQSQQQETLQAVQDSQRQNAETIRFLVTRLKIAIAVGMLLAAGIVAVLLYVRAALRSIQRRLRPIPMPSPTGGITQRLASLLETGEHLLDVKQPGSALVCFEEVLALDAHHARAHVKKAAALEQLGRLDEALACYDHAIALDDSLADAYVGKGAIYNRLERYREALECYEHAAHLQPTINISQFHSVH
- a CDS encoding alkaline phosphatase family protein; the encoded protein is MDLFRKYWLTLLVVAPLTLSALRAEASMQDVQTVFIILMENRNWSNIKGSSSAPYINNTLLPMASHAEQYYTPPGLHPSLPNYIWLEAGSNLGITNDNDPSLNHQSTTNHLVTLLNNAGISWTSYQEDISGTVCPLTAVNKYAPKHNPMVYFDDVTNTNTSSSAYCIANVRPYTELPTDLQNNTVTRYNFITPNLTNDMHDGSTAAVAIKNGDTWLSNNVPKILNSQAYSNGGAIFIVWDEGASSSDGPIGMIVLSRLARGGGYSNTVHYTHSSTLRTMQEIFNVIPFMRDATNATDLSDLFNPFPGITNVTPACGGLSGGTAITISGSNFVSGALVTVGGILASNVVFVTANTLTATTPAGTAGAKNVVVTNPDTQTATVLNGFTYTVPPSFGGVTGVTAGVESATLAWAPAAGTGPMTYRVFQATSPGGENFASPVAQASAPPVFIAPLDPGSTNPITYYFVCRASDACGNSESNTVEQSVQPLLDPTKDQDGDGMPNGFEQSHGLNPFNGADANDDTDHDGFTNLQEYQAGTDPTDVSSSPFRITDIHPEGADMRVAWMPGSGTTNALQSTAGTTDGSYETNDFTDLFIVTNTLGTVTNYLDLGAATNFPARYYRVRLVP